In Desulfomonile tiedjei, the DNA window CGAGATCTTCTTGTCAACAATCTTTTGGATTGTGGGGGAGCCCGATTCCAATCCAACCGATATGAACCTGCAACCCGCTGAATGCATAAGCGGAATAAGATCAAGGTCAATGTCCGCTCGCGAATCACAGAACCAGAAAATTTCCAACCCCCTCCGCTTAATTCCTTCACACAATTCAATTACATGCGACTTACGGATGGTCAGGGAGTCATCCCAGAACTTTACCCCTTTAATTCCGTAACTACTGGTGACTCTGGAAATAAGATCAACTACTTGCTCTGGAGGATAAGGACGATATTTGGTTCGTCCGACAGAACAGAAGATGCAATTATGCGGACATCCTCTTCCGGCAAGAACGTTCATTGAGGGAATCGGCATATCCGGATGAAGCGGATTGGCCTCGAAGGCTTGCTTTGTGAAAAATTGATCGAGAAAGCCCAAGTCCGGCAGGTTCTTGACAACGGCGTTTGCCCCTTGCTCGATAGGCTGCCCGTTTCCGCCTCGATAAGTGATCCCCTTTGTTTCGCCTAGTCCCGTTTTGTTCAAAGCATGCTGCATTAATGCTACGATAACTTCTTCGCCATCCCCTCGCACTACAACGTCTAATTCGGGAATGTTGCGAATCGAATCTTCGGCACAACTCCCAAAATGAAACCCACCGGCCACTATGAGCGCATCCGGGAACAAGCCGCGGCATTCCTTGATTTTGTCTATTGCATCAAATCGACTCCAGCTTGACGCTGACACCCCAATCATCTTTGGAGCGGATCGCCCGCTCGCCTGGGAAATAAAAGATTGATATTCGGTCCGATCGAGCAAAACCTTTCCTGTATATCCGTTCCGGTTCAATTCCTGAGCCAAAATCGCAAGGCCATATGGGACAAACCAGCCGTGACCGGAACTGGCGTCTTCGGTGCTAGGCTGCGCATCGATCAAAATGTAGTCCATTGCTCTTCCTTCTGCCATCCACTGCTCAGTGTGGGCCTCGGAAACATAACCCTCGCTCCCGAGTGGCGCGATCTCCGGTCAGGCTCGGCCTTGAGACAGACTCCAAGTGTGGCTCCCACAAGATCTGCGCCTCGGCTGGAATCAGCGGCTGCGACAACTATGAAGCTTGAGCCGGTAAATTTACCTTTTGCTCTCCCCATGCTCAATTACCTTCTGAAAGGTAAAAATGCCAAGGGCATAATGTGATTTGCTCAGCACCTGAAAGTCCCCGTGAGGCTCTGAGGATTCCTGGATTGAACGGCCATCGCTGCAGTATGCGAATTCCTTGAGTCGGAGACCGTATTCACCGGCAAGCGAGACGACAGTACGCGGATCAAACACACGTTGACCGTTGAACTCCACCCGTTCGAGTCCTATTGGCACGGAAAGATAGAACAATCCTTCATGTGACACCATTTGCGCCATATTCTTCAGAGCGGACCTGTGTCCATCAGGATCTATCGCGTCTCCATATCGCCCCAGACCGAAGTGCTCCAAGGCATGGAGGCAGGACAGCGAATCACAGTAACCTAGCGACGCCGGCTCCTTCTTTGTCAAGTCGGCCTGTTTGAATACGACTCCCGGAATGGCAGGCAACGGCCTTACGTCAATAACCTCAATTTGGCGAAAACTGGCTACATGGGCCACAAAACCGTCAATACGGGATCCGACATCCACATGCCTGTCAGGATTCGCATGGAAAATCTTGCGAGCGACATACAAATCCTGCCAGAAATACTCATTGCCGACCACCCCGGCTTCCTCGTCCCAGTCATGCAGACAGGGGAGAAACCCCATTCTTCCCTCGTAGGATCTCCTGAAGGCCAACCACGCTCTTGCGAACCGGGGTAACTCAATCAGTGACCTGTAGGTCCTGATAGGATCAAGCCCAAACTGCTCGCGCATGAGCCAATACGTTCTTATTAATGTTTTACGCATTCCTCGTAGCCGCAACGTGGTAGCCGACAGTGGCAGTTTGGTCCAAGCCAAGGCGGTCAAGCCAACCGGAAACCAGAGGGAACAATACACGGCAAAAAGGCAGCGTCAATGCCCACAACGGGGTTACCAGGAGCCAGTTTGCTCCTGTTCTGAGAGTCCTGCGAGGGTCGATGAGAGCGCTA includes these proteins:
- a CDS encoding B12-binding domain-containing radical SAM protein, translated to MDYILIDAQPSTEDASSGHGWFVPYGLAILAQELNRNGYTGKVLLDRTEYQSFISQASGRSAPKMIGVSASSWSRFDAIDKIKECRGLFPDALIVAGGFHFGSCAEDSIRNIPELDVVVRGDGEEVIVALMQHALNKTGLGETKGITYRGGNGQPIEQGANAVVKNLPDLGFLDQFFTKQAFEANPLHPDMPIPSMNVLAGRGCPHNCIFCSVGRTKYRPYPPEQVVDLISRVTSSYGIKGVKFWDDSLTIRKSHVIELCEGIKRRGLEIFWFCDSRADIDLDLIPLMHSAGCRFISVGLESGSPTIQKIVDKKISNEDILKFAAKCHEVGIRPFIFLIAGFPDEGPDELEMTIEIAKELSQKYRARAGSMGILTILPGTRLEQIARERGLLPATFSWARPYNNPENSEYGQSPLMPIYNEGLSAQMLREANRIIQANYASSMSPAEFAKSVLENLCRRDLSLLEKIAIGKKVFVSKVKMLVGG
- a CDS encoding DUF268 domain-containing protein: MRKTLIRTYWLMREQFGLDPIRTYRSLIELPRFARAWLAFRRSYEGRMGFLPCLHDWDEEAGVVGNEYFWQDLYVARKIFHANPDRHVDVGSRIDGFVAHVASFRQIEVIDVRPLPAIPGVVFKQADLTKKEPASLGYCDSLSCLHALEHFGLGRYGDAIDPDGHRSALKNMAQMVSHEGLFYLSVPIGLERVEFNGQRVFDPRTVVSLAGEYGLRLKEFAYCSDGRSIQESSEPHGDFQVLSKSHYALGIFTFQKVIEHGESKR